The window AATTACTACAGAATTGTTTACCATAAAACCTGCTCCTGTTTTGCACAAAAAACTGCCTGCAAATGATAATTAAATTGCTTATTTACGATGTATAAACATCCTCCCTGCCCGACAATATCAGTTCATCTATCCCGCTGATCACCTCCCGTATTTTGTCATCAAATCTGAGTACAGCAGTCTCAAGAAGGTTATAGTATTCCCTGGGGGCATTAAAATCCTCTGATTTGATGAGCTCAATCATCCCCATTATTGTGGTAAGCGGCGCCCGGAATTCGTGCGCCTGCAGGTGGGCTATTTTTAATAACGACCGGTTTTGATCGATAATCCTTATCTCCTTAACCTTACGGTCGCTTACATCGCGGATAATGTAGGATATACCTATAATTTCATTGGCTGCATCCCGGGCTGTTTCAAACGATGCCTCCCAGTAAATTATGCCGTGTTGTCCGTAGTCGGTTGTGCCTTCTTCAAAAACATTTTGCCCGGCCAGTGCGCTTTTAAAGCCTTCAATAAACCTGTTTACAAAATCGGGGGCTATAAATTTGATAAACATGGCACCTTTTACCAAATGCTCCCGGTGCATTTTTTCAATAAAGTTGTAGGCTACCTTATTAAAATCCACTACTTCGGCATTTTTGTTCAACAGGATATGAAAATTAGGGGCACTTTCAAAAAAAGACCGCTGCGATATTTCGGCATTTCTTAAAATTTTCCGTTGCGCCTCAAATTCCAATTTGTTTTTGTTCAGCATCTCAACAGCTATCCGCAGCTCCATTAAATTCATAGCCTGTTTGGATAACATTTGCAGCATCAGTATTTGCTGTTTGTTAAGGTTAAAGGGCTGCATATGCACCACACACAAGCTGCCTATTCTTTGCCCATGGCTGGTTATTAGTGGTGCGCCGGCATAAAATCTGATGGCAGGCTGGCCGGTTACAAGGGGGTTATCAGCAAAGCGCAGATCGGTAGTTGCATCCGGCACCACCATTACCTCATCGCTTTGAATGGTGTGGGTACAAAATGAAATCTCGCGCGGCATTTGGGCTATATCAATCCCATTACGAATTTTAAGCCATTGTGTGTCCCTATCCAGTAGCGTAAGCAACGCAATAGGGGCATCACAGGTTTCGGATGCCATTTGTAAAAGTACCTTGAACTCTTCATCTGTTTCCAGGTCCAGGCTCTTAAAACGTTCAACAGCTTTTAAACGAATTTCGTCATCAATCATAGCACCGTGTAAATTTGTTTAATCCTTAACGTCATACCAATTAGTACCGTACCATGACGAGCAATGGCTAATAATACGAATTTTCGCGGAAATTAGTTGGTTAATTACACTTGTGTTGTCCATTTGTTTACAGCCAAACGCGCTACAGGTGCAAGTATCAATAATTTTACAGTTTATCTACACTTCATCCGTCGGCCAAATTAAAACTTGCATGGCAATAATAAACCACCTAACTTCGTATTATATAAAGCATGAGCATACAAAAGCATTTTTACTTTTCCCTGGGGCTTACCTCCATGAGCGATGCATCATCGTTTAGGGATGCCGTGCTGGCCAAAGCTGTGCTGGCCCAATACTAACTCCGTTCCTCCTCTTTTTTTATACTGCCCAAGCCGGTTTACTGCCATACGGTTCATTCGCGCTATTGGCATATTTAAAACATCCGAAACTATCCTGGTACTTTAAACGTTTTATTATCAACCAATTAAAACAACATGCCTGTATATCATTCATTAGGAGCAATTCCGCCTAAAAGGCATACGCAGTTCCGTAAGCCCGATGGTACTTTATATGCCGAAGAGCTGGTATCTACCGAAGGCTTTTCAAGTCTTTACTCGCTTGTTTACCACGCATATCCGCCCACTATTGTTAAAACCCTGGGCGAGCCGTACAGCGTTGAGCCCAAAATAGCCCGCGAAAAACACCTGAAGCATACCAGCCTGATAGGTTTTAATGTACCGCCCGAAGATGATTACCTGCAAAGCCGCAAACCTATACTGGTAAACAGCGATCTGCATATTTCACTGGCCGCACCACGCCAAAGCATGACCGACTATTTTTACAAAAACAGCCAGGCCGACGAAGTGGTGTTTATTCATGAAGGTACAGGCACTTTAAAAACCGGGTTCGGCAATATTAAATTCGGCTATGGCGATTACCTGGTTATTCCACGCGGTACCATTTACCAGATGGAGTTTGATGGCACGGCAAACCGCCTGTTCATCATCGAAAGCTTCAGCCCCATACGTGCACCTAAACGTTACCGCAACCAGTACGGGCAACTGATGGAGCATTCGCCTTATTGCGAGCGCGATATTAAACGCCCGGCCAACCTGGAAACCCACGATGAGCACGGCGATTTCAAAATCCTGATTAAAAAACAGGGCCTTATTTACCCCTACATTTACGGCACACATCCCTTTGATTTTATTGGCTGGGATGGTTTCCATTACCCATGGGCGCTATCCATTCATGATTTTGAACCGATAACAGGCCGCCTGCACCAGCCGCCCCCCGTACACCAAACCTTTGAGGGCAACAACTTT is drawn from Mucilaginibacter ginsenosidivorax and contains these coding sequences:
- a CDS encoding homogentisate 1,2-dioxygenase, whose translation is MPVYHSLGAIPPKRHTQFRKPDGTLYAEELVSTEGFSSLYSLVYHAYPPTIVKTLGEPYSVEPKIAREKHLKHTSLIGFNVPPEDDYLQSRKPILVNSDLHISLAAPRQSMTDYFYKNSQADEVVFIHEGTGTLKTGFGNIKFGYGDYLVIPRGTIYQMEFDGTANRLFIIESFSPIRAPKRYRNQYGQLMEHSPYCERDIKRPANLETHDEHGDFKILIKKQGLIYPYIYGTHPFDFIGWDGFHYPWALSIHDFEPITGRLHQPPPVHQTFEGNNFVICSFVPRKFDYHPLSIPAPYNHSNVDSDEVLYYVDGDFMSRKSVVKGQITLHPGGIPHGPHPGSVEKSIGKESTDELAVMIDPFRPLMLTEDAIKIEDENYYKSWQ
- a CDS encoding GAF domain-containing protein — protein: MIDDEIRLKAVERFKSLDLETDEEFKVLLQMASETCDAPIALLTLLDRDTQWLKIRNGIDIAQMPREISFCTHTIQSDEVMVVPDATTDLRFADNPLVTGQPAIRFYAGAPLITSHGQRIGSLCVVHMQPFNLNKQQILMLQMLSKQAMNLMELRIAVEMLNKNKLEFEAQRKILRNAEISQRSFFESAPNFHILLNKNAEVVDFNKVAYNFIEKMHREHLVKGAMFIKFIAPDFVNRFIEGFKSALAGQNVFEEGTTDYGQHGIIYWEASFETARDAANEIIGISYIIRDVSDRKVKEIRIIDQNRSLLKIAHLQAHEFRAPLTTIMGMIELIKSEDFNAPREYYNLLETAVLRFDDKIREVISGIDELILSGREDVYTS